One Alligator mississippiensis isolate rAllMis1 chromosome 16, rAllMis1, whole genome shotgun sequence genomic region harbors:
- the ANKRD24 gene encoding ankyrin repeat domain-containing protein 24 isoform X1, with product MAARQLLDTMKQICLCAAASFASQDWSKNDEKLLQAVDYNDAERVTTLLVRKGLIPTKLDSEGKSAFHLAATRGNVDCLEVMLAHGVDAMTKDSSGYNALHLSAKHGHPQCVSKLLQASCPVDVTDSCGRTALHHAAVSGCISCSEILCDFKASLNIRDKDGSTPLLLAAKMSHSELCRYLLHRGASVNSRDQQGRTALMLACEHGSVETVEVLIHAGARVTTVDAMGHDAIHYSTATGNALIQHYLQDAAQCRSWASEESSMDQVSQTSSTSQPLSKDKNSTPRKRKAPPPPQSALNQEDRDAYEEIVRLRQERAQFLQKIRSLEQQQEKQKQKWERQEMEDGSLRSMEKQVKDLQKQLAEREGEKTHLGKEVEALRSRLSSLENEKENTSYDIDTLQDEEGDLLEFPGAEVLLSKKTMSLSTEELLATLQGQVQTLTLQNKELQEKIQILENYERDESDLDPSGDFIPVLLYDSLQAEFERLKGQHADAQAMLQTLEGGKTSGAAGQPDTGATLEQLKAKYEAKIRTLEEALRKAGKGQAGAEEEGGTGRERGDGDEGLRAAAGSALAKELAQTQEKYEAALAEVQRLREQIQLGILSVEDQEGAEAADSSRSELETVRVALHKAQEDLRAKERRVKDLEEHLESRAGAASPTRSMGETEANLSQSLEEAAKEKAALLERCRRAEAAVEELRRNVEEKSRDFQRAVGPADGRRLEEENQELQQQLGELMRQHGEVKAQLGQLREALARKDQELGALKEQLAAKPISLQEHEDVVDRLSTSLAHANHQLQELRVEHSTSQRALVQLQRDADGARRDSVPRGEHIRTTAALEGSLQEIMGRAQQLERELAAKGKETAQLRGELASAREGTVTRAEHERVRSGLQAEVTALSQKLSELGRKHEKTCAEVFQVQREALFMKSEKHAAEAQLAAVEKQLQSLRAESQRVQELHRHIEDSARLVKDKDRKITELSKEVFKLKEALNGLSELPTKAGALPKAQQGQLEAGVLQGRIKALEEQLTDMERHHSKVVSLYRGHLLYAVQELAPQAGGPAEGPPAGWMGTGMAPLGRRSLTWNAGAPESCVCVCVCARVPASLGMCNACLLCVCGLPHGEGQACLGPWLCVLLQGDLHLSPPTPQARSRTPALTPPQPQMPGQKPDLPPRACDSRCRGCLGWGPEQFPLQGRGPGSGQLSEHLFLLGNGHVWCLPRWLPLRPAMSSPDSAPGAGSGAEPRRTSPVAPGLGEAGVTPISLQGHMDEDVQRLLGQILKMQRLQEQGR from the exons ATGGCCGCCCGGCAGCTCCTGGACACCATGAAGCAGATCTGCCTGTGCGCCGCAGCCTCCTTCGCG AGCCAGGACTGGAGCAAGAATGACGAGAAGCTCCTGCAGGCCGTGGACTATAATGATGCCGAGCGCGTCACCACCCTGCTCGTGCGGAAGGGCCTCATCCCCACCAAGCTGGACTCGGAGGGCAAATCTGC GTTCCACCTGGCCGCCACGAGAGGGAACGTGGATTGCCTGGAGGTGATGCTGGCTCATGGGGTGGATGCCATGACCAAAGACAGCTCCG GGTACAATGCGCTGCATTTGTCAGCCAAGCACGGCCACCCACAGTGTGTGAGCAAGCTGCTGCAG GCGTCCTGCCCGGTGGACGTGACCGACAGCTGCGGGCGGACGGCGCTCCATCATGCAG CTGTCAGTGGCTGCATCTCCTGCTCTGAGATCCTCTGCGATTTCAAGGCCTCTTTGAACATCAGGGACAAG GATGGCTCGAcccccctgctccttgcagccaAGATGAGCCACTCAGAGCTGTGCCGCTACCTGCTGCACCGCGGAGCCTCGGTGAACAGCAGAGACCAGCAGGGCAG GACTGCGCTGATGCTGGCCTGTGAGCATGGCAGCGTGGAGACGGTGGAGGTGCTCATCCATGCTGGGGCGCGGGTCACCACGGTGGACGCCATGGGCCACGACGCAATTCACTACAGCACAGCCACAGGCAATGCTCTGATCCAGCACTACCTACAGGACGCCGCTCAGTGCCGGTCCTGGGCCAGTG aAGAGTCTTCGATGGATCAGGTCTCCCAG ACGTCTTCGACCAGCCAGCCTCTGTCCAAAGACAAGAACAGCACCCCGCGGAAGAGGAaggcccccccacctccccagtctGCCCTCAACCAG GAGGACAGGGACGCCTACGAGGAGATTGTGCGGCTGCGGCAGGAGCGGGCCCAGTTCCTGCAGAAGATccggagcctggagcagcagcaggagaagcagaagcagaagtggGAG AGGCAGGAAATGGAGGATGGCTCCCTGCGCTCCATGGAGAAACAG GTAAAGGacctgcagaagcagctggccgAGCGCGAGGGTGAGAAGACACATctggggaaggaggtggaggcACTGCGGAGCCGCCTGTCATCGCTGGAG AATGAAAAGGAGAACACGAGTTACGACATCGACACACTGCAGGACGAGGAGGGCGACCTGCTGGAGTTCCCAG GGGCAGAGGTGCTGCTGTCCAAGAAGACGATGAGCCTGTCCACGGAGGAGCTGCTGGCCACACTGCAGGGCCAGGTGCAAACCCTCACACTGCAGAacaaggagctgcaggagaaaatCCAG ATCCTGGAGAACTACGAGAGGGACGAGAGTGACCTGGACCCCTCGGGGGACTTCATCCCCGTCCTGTTGTATGACTCGCTGCAGGCTGAGTTTGAGCGCCTGAAGGGGCAGCACGCTGATGCACAGGCTATGCTGCAGACGCTGGAAGGTGGCAAGACCTCCGGGGCTGCTGGCCAGCCTGACACTGGggccaccctggagcagctgAAGGCCAAGTATGAGGCGAAGATCCGAACCCTGGAGGAGGCACtgaggaaggcagggaagggccaggctggggctgaggaggaaggggggactggcagggagcgAGGCGATGGTGACGAGGGCCTAAGGGCGGCAGCTGGGTCAGCGCTGGCCAAAGAGCTGGCCCAGACCCAGGAGAAATACGAGGCAGCCTTGGCCGAGGTGCAGCGCCTGCGGGAGCAGATCCAGCTGGGCATCTTGTCAGTGGAGGACCAGGAGGGCGCTGAAGCCGCAGACAGCTCCCGCAGCGAGCTGGAGACTGTGCGGGTGGCACTGCACAAAGCCCAAGAGGACCTGAGGGCCAAGGAGCGACgggtcaaggacctggaggagCATCTGGAGAGCCGGGCAGGAGCTGCCAGCCCGACCCGCTCCATGGGGGAGACCGAGGCCAACCTCAGCCAGTCACTGGAGGAGGCAGCCAAGGAGAAAGCAGCGCTGCTGGAGCGGTGCCGGCGGGCCGAGGCGGCCGTGGAGGAGCTGAGGAGGAACGTGGAGGAGAAGAGCCGCGACTTCCAGCGGGCAGTGGGCCCGGCAGATGGGCGACGGCTGGAGGAGGAaaaccaggagctgcagcagcagctgggcgaGCTGATGCGGCAGCATGGCGAGGTGaaggcccagctggggcagctgcgtGAGGCTCTGGCCCGCAAGGACCAGGAGCTCGGGGCTCTCAAGGAGCAGCTGGCCGCCAAGCCCATATCACTCCAGGAGCACGAGGACGTAGTGGACCGGCTGAGCACTTCACTGGCCCATGCCAACcatcagctgcaggagctgcgAGTGGAGCACAGCACCAGTCAGCGCGCCCTGGTCCAGCTGCAGAGGGACGCAGACGGTGCCCGTCGGGACTCAGTGCCCCGGGGCGAGCACATCCGCACCACGGCCGCACTGGAGGGCAGCTTGCAGGAGATCATGGGCAGGGCCCAGCAGCTGGAGCGGGAGCTGGCGGCCAAGGGCAAAGAGACGGCACAGCTGCGGGGGGAGCTGGCCAGCGCACGGGAGGGCACAGTGACACGGGCAGAGCACGAGCGGGTGCGCAGTGGCCTGCAAGCCGAGGTGACCGCTCTGAGCCAGAAGCTGAGCGAGCTGGGCCGCAAGCACGAGAAGACATGCGCCGAGGTCTTCCAGGTGCAGCGCGAGGCCCTGTTCATGAAGAGTGAGAAGCACGCGGCCGAGGCCCAGCTGGCCGCCgtggagaagcagctgcagagccTGCGGGCCGAGTCGCAGCGCGTCCAGGAGCTGCACCGCCACATCGAGGACTCAGCCCGCCTCGTCAAGGACAAGGACAGGAAG atcacggAGCTGTCGAAGGAAGTCTTCAAGCTGAAGGAGGCGCTGAACGGGCTGTCAGAGCTGCCCACCAAAGCAGGAGCCCTGCCAAAGGCACAGCAgggccagctggaggcaggggtgctgcagggcaggatcaaggccctggaggagcagctgaCG GACATGGAGAGGCACCACAGCAAAGTGGTCTCACTGTATCGGGGGCACCTGCTCTACGCCGTTCAG GAGCTGGCACCGCAGGCCGGAGGACCGGCAGAAGGCCCCCCTGCGGGGTGGATGGGCACCGGCATGGCCCCGCTGGGCAGAAGGTCACTCACGTGGAACGCCGGAGCTCCCGAgtcatgtgtgtgcgtgtgcgtgtgtgcacgcgtgcCCGCCAGCTTAGGCATGTGCAACGCCTGCCTCCTTTGTGTCTGTGGTCTGCCGCATGGCGAAGGGCAGGCCTGTCTGGGGCCGTGGCTGTGTGTGCTTCTGCAGGGAGACCTCCATCTGAGCCCTCCCActccccaggccagatccaggaccccagccctgacccccccccaaccccaaatgcCAGGGCAGAAGCCAGATTTGCCTCCCCGAGCCTGTGATAGCAGgtgtaggggctgcctgggctgggggccGGAGCAATTCccactccagggcagggggcCGGGCTCTGGCCAGCTCAGTGAGCACCTCTTCCTTCTGGGAAATGGCCATGTCTGGTGCCTGCCGCGATGGCTGCCTCTGAGACCAGCGATGTCCAGCCCTGActcagctcctggggctggcagtggggctgagcCAAGACGGACATCTCCTGTGGCCCCCGGCTTGGGGGAGGCTGGTGTGACCCCCATCTCCTTACAGGGCCACATGGACGAAGATGTGCAGAGGCTCCTGGGCCAGATCCTGAAGATGCAGCGACTTCAGGAGCAGGGCAGATGA